Proteins encoded together in one Apium graveolens cultivar Ventura unplaced genomic scaffold, ASM990537v1 ctg3239, whole genome shotgun sequence window:
- the LOC141701030 gene encoding major strawberry allergen Fra a 1.07-like, which translates to MLNDRFEEMWVYALLLDVTDMYAKCGKLNDARSILSETKNHNSLDDLLGIFTFTDELTSPVAPARIFKASTVDSNNLIPKLLPHAVKSIELLKGDGGAGSIKQINFAEGKLKHQIDDLNQENYVYNYTLIEGEGMMDMIDKISYEVKFEASCAGGTICKMSTKVYAKSNFELKENEINAGKKKVMGMYKIVEAYLLQNPDAYV; encoded by the exons ATGCTTAATGATAGGTTTGAGGAAATGTGGGTGTACGCATTGTTACTGGATGTG ACTGACATGTATGCCAAATGTGGAAAACTAAACGATGCTAGGTCCATTCTCAGTGAAACTAAG AATCATAATTCCCTCGATG ATCTCTTGGGTATCTTTACATTTACAGATGAGCTCACATCTCCGGTTGCTCCAGCGAGAATATTCAAGGCTTCAACAGTTGACTCCAACAATTTAATTCCAAAACTATTACCACATGCTGTTAAGAGTATTGAACTCCTGAAAGGAGATGGGGGAGCAGGAAGCATTAAACAGATCAACTTTGCTGAAGGCAAG TTAAAGCACCAGATCGACGACCTCAATCAAGAAAATTATGTGTATAACTACACTTTGATTGAAGGAGAGGGAATGATGGACATGATTGACAAAATATCGTACGAGGTAAAGTTTGAAGCTTCATGTGCTGGGGGAACCATCTGCAAAATGTCAACCAAAGTTTATGCCAAGAGCAATTTTGAGCTAAAGGAGAATGAAATAAATGCTGGGAAAAAGAAGGTAATGGGAATGTACAAGATTGTGGAAGCATATCTCCTCCAAAACCCTGATGCCTATGTGTAG
- the LOC141701031 gene encoding putative protein arginine N-methyltransferase 6 isoform X1, translating to MEGASNDSGDDNDHQRQVFDDGTEPKFDVRDMSIHEAVLKDKVHNETYRAAIKQHQDDYIKDKVVVDVRCGTGILSIFCAHAGARRVYAVEATEIAVQAQKVMQANNLSETVTVLRGFVEDVEINEKADVIVSDWMDQLLIYDYENMLGSILTARDRLLKPGGLIIPSRATLYIAPVTLPDRYSEKIDFWHNVYGIDSELSAMVPWAIQDAYEDPCVETITSENLLALPQVVKHVDCYTVCIQELKMFTSSFNFQSLARAPFHGFAFWFDVEFSVPVTSPADSNTPPTQSTSNHPTISGQKRKRDDMNEAIVLSTAPDKPRTHWEQMLVYLYNPIDVEQGQQIEGSVTLTPNQEDGPNVHIRLVYKLGDRSYVREAVMR from the exons ATGGAAGGAGCAAGTAATGACAGTGGCGATGACAATGATCATCAACGCCAAGTTTTCGATGATGGGACTGAGCCAAAATTCGATGTTCGTGATATGTCCATTCACGAGGCCGTCCTTAAG GACAAAGTGCACAATGAAACTTATAGGGCCGCCATTAAGCAGCATCAGGATGATTATATTAAAGACAAA GTTGTGGTTGATGTTCGTTGTGGAACAGGGATTCTTTCTATATTTTGTGCCCATGCCGGTGCTAGACGA GTATATGCAGTGGAAGCCACTGAAATCGCAGTGCAG GCACAGAAAGTCATGCAGGCCAATAATCTATCTGAAACGGTCACTGTTTTACGTGGATTTGTGGAG GATGTTGAAATTAATGAAAAGGCTGATGTTATAGTTTCAGATTGGATGGATCAGTTACTCATCTATGATTATGAG AACATGTTGGGGAGCATCCTTACAGCCAGGGATCGCCTGCTAAAACCTGGTGGTCTTATTATTCCTTCAAGGGCAACG CTGTACATAGCTCCTGTCACGCTCCCTGACAGATACAGTGAGAAAATTGATTTCTGGCACAATGTCTATGGAATTGATAGTGAGT TGTCTGCTATGGTACCTTGGGCGATACAAGATGCGTATGAAGACCCTTGTGTGGAGACAATTACGAGTGAAAATCTTTTAGCTCTGCCACAAGTG GTAAAGCATGTGGACTGCTACACCGTTTGTATTCAGGAGCTAAAAATGTTTACATCAAGCTTCAATTTTCAGTCGCTGGCTCGAG CTCCATTTCATGGATTTGCTTTCTGGTTCGATGTCGAATTTAGTGTCCCTGTGACATCCCCTGCTGATTCTAATACACCACCCACGCAGTCTACAAGCAATCATCCTACTATAAGTGGTCAAAAGAGAAAGCGTGATGATATGAATGAAGCAATTGTACTGTCAACAGCACCTGACAAGCCGCGTACACACTGGGAACAA ATGCTCGTCTACTTGTACAATCCAATAGATGTTGAACAAGGTCAACAGATTGAAGGTTCGGTGACATTGACACCTAACCAAGAAGATGGTCCCAATGTGCACATCCGTCTCGTATACAA ATTAGGTGACCGTTCCTATGTGAGAGAAGCTGTAATGCGCTGA
- the LOC141701031 gene encoding putative protein arginine N-methyltransferase 6 isoform X2: MEGASNDSGDDNDHQRQVFDDGTEPKFDVRDMSIHEAVLKDKVHNETYRAAIKQHQDDYIKDKVVVDVRCGTGILSIFCAHAGARRVYAVEATEIAVQAQKVMQANNLSETVTVLRGFVEDVEINEKADVIVSDWMDQLLIYDYENMLGSILTARDRLLKPGGLIIPSRATLYIAPVTLPDRYSEKIDFWHNVYGIDMSAMVPWAIQDAYEDPCVETITSENLLALPQVVKHVDCYTVCIQELKMFTSSFNFQSLARAPFHGFAFWFDVEFSVPVTSPADSNTPPTQSTSNHPTISGQKRKRDDMNEAIVLSTAPDKPRTHWEQMLVYLYNPIDVEQGQQIEGSVTLTPNQEDGPNVHIRLVYKLGDRSYVREAVMR, from the exons ATGGAAGGAGCAAGTAATGACAGTGGCGATGACAATGATCATCAACGCCAAGTTTTCGATGATGGGACTGAGCCAAAATTCGATGTTCGTGATATGTCCATTCACGAGGCCGTCCTTAAG GACAAAGTGCACAATGAAACTTATAGGGCCGCCATTAAGCAGCATCAGGATGATTATATTAAAGACAAA GTTGTGGTTGATGTTCGTTGTGGAACAGGGATTCTTTCTATATTTTGTGCCCATGCCGGTGCTAGACGA GTATATGCAGTGGAAGCCACTGAAATCGCAGTGCAG GCACAGAAAGTCATGCAGGCCAATAATCTATCTGAAACGGTCACTGTTTTACGTGGATTTGTGGAG GATGTTGAAATTAATGAAAAGGCTGATGTTATAGTTTCAGATTGGATGGATCAGTTACTCATCTATGATTATGAG AACATGTTGGGGAGCATCCTTACAGCCAGGGATCGCCTGCTAAAACCTGGTGGTCTTATTATTCCTTCAAGGGCAACG CTGTACATAGCTCCTGTCACGCTCCCTGACAGATACAGTGAGAAAATTGATTTCTGGCACAATGTCTATGGAATTGATA TGTCTGCTATGGTACCTTGGGCGATACAAGATGCGTATGAAGACCCTTGTGTGGAGACAATTACGAGTGAAAATCTTTTAGCTCTGCCACAAGTG GTAAAGCATGTGGACTGCTACACCGTTTGTATTCAGGAGCTAAAAATGTTTACATCAAGCTTCAATTTTCAGTCGCTGGCTCGAG CTCCATTTCATGGATTTGCTTTCTGGTTCGATGTCGAATTTAGTGTCCCTGTGACATCCCCTGCTGATTCTAATACACCACCCACGCAGTCTACAAGCAATCATCCTACTATAAGTGGTCAAAAGAGAAAGCGTGATGATATGAATGAAGCAATTGTACTGTCAACAGCACCTGACAAGCCGCGTACACACTGGGAACAA ATGCTCGTCTACTTGTACAATCCAATAGATGTTGAACAAGGTCAACAGATTGAAGGTTCGGTGACATTGACACCTAACCAAGAAGATGGTCCCAATGTGCACATCCGTCTCGTATACAA ATTAGGTGACCGTTCCTATGTGAGAGAAGCTGTAATGCGCTGA